A single region of the Microlunatus panaciterrae genome encodes:
- a CDS encoding DegT/DnrJ/EryC1/StrS family aminotransferase codes for MSAEDFLPFALPDIGKEEIEAAADAMRSGWLTTGPRAAAFEREFAEFLGEGVHAVALNSATAGLHLALEAVGIGPGDEVLVPTWTFTSTAEVVRYLGADPVMVDVDPVTLNLDLEAAAAAVTPRTRAVMPVHFAGLAVDRSGLEKLARNCGLIVVEDAAHSFPTVSAGSLVGAGASEAVVFSFYATKTMTTGEGGMVVTSDPDVAKRIRTMRLHGISRDVFDRYRSTVPSWQYEVVAPGFKYNLTDPAAAMGRVQLGRAHEMRDRRGAIAAVYDEAFADLPLELPAHADPGDVHAWHLYVTRLTADAAVGRDAFIEEMARAGVGCSVHFIPLHKHPYWRDRYALTDEQFPVASAQFERVASLPIFSSMSDAQVDRVVRAVRRVLG; via the coding sequence ATGAGCGCCGAAGACTTTCTGCCGTTCGCGTTGCCTGACATCGGCAAGGAGGAGATCGAGGCGGCCGCCGACGCGATGCGCAGCGGGTGGCTGACCACAGGTCCCCGCGCGGCAGCCTTCGAGCGCGAGTTCGCGGAGTTCCTGGGGGAGGGCGTGCATGCGGTCGCGCTGAACTCGGCCACCGCCGGCCTGCACCTGGCGCTTGAGGCGGTGGGGATCGGGCCGGGTGACGAAGTCCTGGTGCCGACCTGGACCTTCACCTCGACGGCGGAGGTCGTGCGTTATCTGGGTGCCGATCCGGTGATGGTCGACGTCGATCCGGTGACGCTCAACCTCGACCTCGAAGCAGCGGCCGCGGCCGTGACGCCGCGCACCCGGGCCGTGATGCCGGTGCACTTCGCCGGCCTGGCCGTTGACCGCAGCGGCCTGGAGAAGCTGGCCCGCAACTGTGGACTGATCGTGGTGGAGGACGCCGCCCACTCGTTTCCCACCGTGTCGGCCGGCTCATTGGTGGGGGCGGGGGCGAGCGAGGCCGTCGTGTTCAGCTTCTACGCCACCAAGACCATGACGACCGGGGAGGGTGGAATGGTGGTCACGTCCGACCCCGACGTGGCCAAGCGGATCCGCACCATGCGGTTGCACGGCATCAGCCGAGACGTCTTCGACCGCTATCGCAGCACGGTGCCCTCCTGGCAGTACGAGGTGGTGGCGCCGGGTTTCAAGTACAACCTGACCGACCCGGCCGCCGCGATGGGTCGCGTCCAGCTCGGCCGGGCCCACGAGATGCGCGACCGGCGGGGCGCGATCGCCGCCGTCTACGACGAGGCTTTCGCCGACCTGCCGTTGGAGCTGCCGGCCCACGCCGATCCGGGTGACGTGCACGCGTGGCATCTCTATGTGACCCGGCTGACCGCCGACGCCGCTGTCGGCCGTGACGCCTTCATCGAGGAGATGGCCAGGGCCGGTGTCGGCTGCAGTGTGCACTTCATCCCGCTGCACAAGCACCCCTACTGGCGTGACCGCTATGCGCTGACTGATGAGCAGTTCCCGGTGGCGTCGGCACAGTTCGAACGGGTCGCCAGTCTGCCGATCTTCTCCAGCATGTCCGACGCCCAGGTGGATCGAGTGGTCCGGGCGGTGCGCCGGGTGCTCGGATGA
- a CDS encoding glycosyltransferase family 4 protein — MRVGLLTQWYDPEPGPAALPGVLARGLRARGHEVQVLTGFPNYPTGVLADGYTMSRRLDERLDDIDVRRVALYANHDASAVRRFANYASFGASATAFGVGALRGLDALWVNYSPITVAWPMWAARFRLRIPSVVHVLDLWPDTVFAGGFASGGRLSTLLEKGLGAWCRGMYAAASSVAYISPGVGRVLQDRGVPQDKLHYVPMWADEQVFHPSDGNLRAELGIAEDQVVLLYAGALGEAQGLSTLIDACAKVDDPRFVCVIAGSGVAESALRAQAVTIGADNVRFVGRLPQEQMTQLMATGDLNYVGLRTHALSPVTMPSKTQAALAAGRAILVAAEGDVAGVVRESGAGFTAHPEDVAGIADAISAACRLGRPELHRLGAIGRDYYERTFSVDQGVTRIEALLQRAASRRNGR, encoded by the coding sequence ATGCGCGTCGGACTCCTGACCCAGTGGTATGACCCCGAGCCGGGCCCGGCCGCTCTTCCCGGTGTGCTGGCCCGCGGGCTCCGCGCCAGAGGCCACGAGGTCCAGGTGTTGACGGGCTTCCCCAACTACCCCACCGGCGTGCTCGCCGACGGCTACACGATGTCCCGGCGCCTGGACGAACGCTTGGACGACATCGACGTCCGCAGAGTCGCCCTGTACGCCAACCACGACGCCTCCGCGGTGCGACGGTTTGCCAACTACGCCTCGTTCGGTGCGTCGGCCACCGCCTTCGGAGTCGGTGCCCTGCGGGGCCTGGACGCACTCTGGGTGAACTACTCCCCGATCACCGTCGCCTGGCCCATGTGGGCGGCCCGCTTCCGGCTGAGGATCCCCTCCGTCGTGCACGTGCTCGACCTCTGGCCGGACACGGTGTTCGCGGGCGGGTTCGCCTCGGGCGGGCGGCTGTCGACTCTGCTGGAGAAGGGACTGGGCGCCTGGTGCCGGGGCATGTACGCCGCCGCCAGCTCGGTCGCCTACATCTCCCCGGGCGTCGGCAGGGTGCTGCAGGACCGTGGCGTGCCCCAGGACAAGCTCCACTACGTGCCGATGTGGGCCGACGAACAGGTGTTCCACCCGAGCGATGGCAACCTGCGGGCAGAGCTGGGCATCGCCGAGGACCAGGTCGTGCTGCTCTATGCGGGAGCGCTCGGCGAGGCCCAGGGCCTGTCGACGCTGATCGATGCCTGCGCCAAGGTGGACGACCCCCGCTTCGTCTGCGTCATCGCCGGCTCGGGGGTCGCCGAGAGCGCCCTGCGAGCGCAGGCGGTGACCATCGGTGCCGACAACGTCCGGTTCGTCGGGCGGCTGCCGCAGGAGCAGATGACCCAGCTGATGGCGACCGGCGACCTCAACTACGTGGGGCTGCGGACCCACGCCCTTTCCCCGGTGACGATGCCGAGCAAGACCCAGGCTGCGCTGGCCGCCGGCCGCGCCATCTTGGTGGCGGCCGAGGGTGACGTCGCCGGCGTCGTCCGAGAGTCAGGCGCCGGCTTCACCGCCCACCCGGAGGACGTGGCAGGCATCGCCGACGCGATCAGCGCCGCCTGTCGTCTGGGCCGGCCCGAGCTGCACCGGCTCGGCGCCATCGGTCGGGACTATTACGAACGCACCTTTTCAGTCGATCAGGGTGTGACC